From Camelina sativa cultivar DH55 chromosome 7, Cs, whole genome shotgun sequence, one genomic window encodes:
- the LOC104699705 gene encoding uncharacterized protein LOC104699705 gives MEVLLNSANANNNNGDFFNFSSNSNRRRLTNKRNQHRFKLPISKFQYSILRVSARFGETSRRRNSLRKKIIGDENWRSTPNPTGTKPRDESHKFDFSSTEEGLKKDRDSNLVNELEDTIRSNKETEYWGIGSNPIFTVHQDSFGNVVRVEVDENEVLSRTRLGGLEDLESVVTSTSRVLLYAKKLAEQMENGETVILKDTSLVKFVSSSSSSEEFRFVSSIQNAILRLDLVPKLPAIGRAVLCGYIGLWFLKTVLVFNKKSHEVDECTELDKEMMRRKMKAWKEKERVEKKGATVEVLHKGLEKPSLVSFEKPPKFDRKELLSSISKVKGAEKKLELLNSFQVESGESLDFDSNKIHEIKAMARRAREIEAGIQLNQKEKCDANKEMDDDDEGLTHSEGDDDNKDESLGTSTETENTELSGFAIPMVNGALIGSGFPNHQMAASEAEKLSTVVPLVPTNGVIQSPDVSKDKLSMKKNSTGRKLRVIRSVKEAKEFLSRRSGEKELTQDLSQTIAQDSVEIFSKLSDEERGKARKHELVDNNKILGAAVNGDLRSALESTSSEPLGKDVDSQPLKNDYRRLSEPGNADKGSSKQRDFINEIEECKTSFSKSAKSSSGGTEHIEKEEPSEKGNWIEKNYHEFKPVVEKMRAGFRDNYMAAREGETQEPGTIAEIAELYRSEYNDELEWMKDEKLRDIVFLVRDNELAGRDPFHLIDAEDKAMFLQGLEKKVEKENEKLSHLHQWIHSNVENLDYGVDGISVYDPPEKIIPRWKGPSLDKNPEFLNNYHEQREALFSGKAASVSPVKLEEQSSHQELSQSASSENTLTPSSEITSSQPKIVVEGSDGSVRPGKKSGKEYWQHTKKWSRGFLELYNAETDPEVKAVMRDMGKDLDRWITEDEIKDATDIMEKLPERNKKFMEKKLNKLKREMELFGPQAVVSKYREYGEDKEEDYLWWLDLPHVLCLELYTVDAKGEQQVGFYTLEMATDLELEPKPHHVIAFENAADCRNLCYIIQSHLDMLRSGNVFIVPRPPKDAFREAKANGFGVTVIRKGELKLNIDEPLEEVEEKICEIGSKMYHDKIMGDRSVDISSLMKGVFNLKSKKKKTIQAGS, from the exons ATGGAGGTTCTTCTAAACTCTGCTAatgctaataataataatggggATTTCTTCAATTTCTCGTCTAATTCGAACAGAAGGAGACTCACCAACAAGAGAAACCAGCATCGATTCAAATTGCCCATCTCCAAATTCCAGTACTCAATTCTCCGAGTCTCGGCTCGTTTTGGAGAGACCTCGAGGCGACGCAATtctctgaggaagaagatcatCGGTGATGAGAATTGGCGTTCGACTCCGAACCCCACAGGTACGAAACCTCGTGACGAAAGCCATAAGTTCGATTTTAGTAGCACCGAGGAGGGATTGAAGAAAGATAGGGATTCGAATTTGGTGAATGAGCTTGAAGATACTATTAGGTCTAACAAGGAAACAGAGTATTGGGGGATTGGTTCGAATCCCATTTTCACTGTCCATCAGGATTCTTTTGGAAACGTGGTCAGGGTTGAGGTTGATGAAAACGAGGTCTTGAGTAGAACAAGATTAGGAGGTCTCGAGGATTTGGAATCAGTAGTGACTTCTACTTCTAGGGTTCTTCTATATGCCAAGAAATTAGCTGAACAAATGGAGAATGGGGAAACTGTGATCCTTAAAGATACTTCTCTTGTCAagttcgtttcttcttcttcttcttcagaagaGTTTCGTTTCGTTAGCTCAATCCAAAACGCTATTCTTCGTCTTGACTTAGTTCCAAAGTTGCCGGCTATTGGAAGAGCTGTTTTGTGTGGTTACATTGGACTCTGGTTTCTGAAGACGGTGCTTGTGTTTAACAAGAAGAGTCATGAGGTTGATGAGTGTACAGAGTTGGACAAGGAGATGAtgaggagaaagatgaaagcTTGGAAGGAAAAGGAAAGGGTGGAGAAGAAAGGTGCTACTGTGGAGGTTTTACACAAGGGTTTGGAAAAGCCATCATTGGTTTCGTTTGAGAAGCCTCCTAAGTTTGATCGGAAAGAACTTTTGAGTAGCATATCTAAAGTAAAGGGTGCAGAGAAGAAATTGGAACTCTTGAATTCTTTTCAGGTTGAGAGTGGTGAATCCTTGGACTTTGATAGTAATAAGATCCATGAAATCAAAGCTATGGCTAGACGGGCGCGGGAGATAGAAGCTGGCATACAACTTAATCAAAAGGAGAAATGCGATGCGAACAAAGAAATGGACGACGATGATGAAGGTTTGACACAcagtgaaggtgatgatgataataaagatGAGAGCTTGGGGACTTCGACTGAAACTGAAAACACTGAACTTTCTGGTTTTGCTATTCCAATGGTGAATGGGGCTTTGATAGGTTCTGGTTTTCCGAATCATCAAATGGCAGCATCTGAAGCAGAAAAGTTGAGTACTGTGGTACCACTAGTTCCTACCAACGGAGTCATCCAATCTCCTGATGTTTCTAAGGACAAGTTAAGTATGAAGAAAAATAGCACTGGTCGTAAGCTACGGGTCATACGGTCTGTAAAAGAGGCTAAAGAGTTCCTTTCAAGAAGAAGTGGTGAGAAAGAGCTTACTCAGGATCTGTCTCAGACGATAGCCCAAGACAGTGTTGAAATCTTCTCAAAGCTGAGCGATGAAGAGCGTGGTAAGGCTAGAAAACACGAATTGGTTGACAATAATAAAATCCTTGGTGCAGCTGTCAATGGAGACTTGAGATCTGCACTTGAGTCTACTTCTTCTGAACCGTTGGGGAAGGATGTTGATTCTCAACCCCTAAAGAATGATTACCGAAGACTCTCAGAACCTGGGAATGCAGATAAGGGATCGAGCAAGCAAAGagattttataaatgaaatagAAGAGTGCAAAACAAGTTTTTCCAAATCAGCCAAAAGTTCTTCTGGTGGTACTGAACATATAGAGAAGGAAGAACCATCAGAGAAGGGGAATTGGATAGAAAAAAACTACCATGAATTTAAGCCAGTTGTTGAAAAAATGAGAGCAGGATTTAGGGATAATTATATGGCTGCAAGAGAGGGTGAAACTCAGGAGCCAGGTACGATTGCTGAAATTGCAGAACTTTACCGCAGTGAGTATAATGATGAGCTTGAGTGGATGAAGGACGAAAAGCTAAGAGACATTGTCTTCCTTGTTCGAGATAATGAGCTGGCTGGTAGGGATCCGTTTCACCTGATTGATGCTGAAGACAAAGCTATGTTTTTGCAAGGCTTGGAGAAGAAagttgagaaagaaaatgagaaactgTCTCATCTGCATCAGTGGATTCATTCAAACGTTGAAAACCTGGACTACGGAGTAG aTGGCATCAGTGTGTATGATCCACCAGAAAAAATCATACCGAGATGGAAAGGGCCTTCTCTTGACAAGAACCCGGAGTTTCTCAATAACTATCATGAACAGCGTGAAGCATTGTTTTCTGGAAAAGCTGCTTCTGTATCTCCTGTGAAATTAGAAGAACAGAGCTCTCATCAGGAATTATCACAGTCTGCTTCCTCTGAGAACACTCTCACCCCTTCATCTGAAATTACCTCAAGCCAGCCAAAGATTGTTGTAGAAGGAAGTGATGGATCTGTTAGACCTGGGAAAAAATCAGGAAAGGAGTATTGGCAGCACACGAAGAAATGGTCTCGTGGGTTCCTCGAATTGTACAATGCAGAGACTGATCCAGAAGTGAAAGCGGTTATGAGAGACATGGGAAAAGACTTGGACCGGTGGATTACAGAAGATGAAATCAAAGACGCAACTGATATAATGGAAAAGCTGCCAGAGAGGAACAAGAAGTTCATGGAAAAGAAACTGAACAAACTCAAGAGAGAGATGGAGTTGTTTGGTCCTCAAGCTGTTGTGAGCAAATACCGCGAGtatggagaagacaaagaagaagattatctATGGTGGTTGGACCTTCCGCATGTACTG TGCCTTGAGTTGTACACAGTTGATGCCAAAGGAGAGCAGCAAGTAGGGTTCTACACATTGGAGATGGCAACAGATCTCGAGTTAGAACCCAAACCACATCACGTGATTGCTTTCGAGAACGCTGCGGACTGTCGGAACCTCTGTTACATTATTCAATCTCATTTGGATATGCTACGAAGTGGAAACGTTTTCATTGTTCCGCGCCCGCCAAAG gatgcatttagagaagCCAAGGCGAACGGGTTTGGTGTAACTGTAATTAGGAAAGGAGAGTTGAAGTTGAATATAGACGAGCCACTAGAAGAAGTAGAGGAAAAAATATGTGAGATAGGAAGCAAGATGTACCATGATAAAATAATGGGAGATCGATCTGTGGATATAAGCTCGTTGATGAAAGGTGTCTTTAACCTCAagtcaaaaaagaagaaaacgatccAAGCGGGCTCTTGA
- the LOC104699706 gene encoding uncharacterized protein LOC104699706 has product MESLTTSNPSFAACFSKTISHYPSRLTCIQKFEASNNNNTLSLLCCKSSSNPKPDCNRRIKLNPFCVLRPIVRTIKGLVSSQSRLWMSRFRAYRDDTAAAFSSEDFAGDLKHNGGLGIALLSVTASAKIKISPFVATLSSNPTFVSAVFAWFFAQSSKMVINFFIERKWDYRLLYASGGMPSSHSALCMALTTSVALCHGVADSLFPVCLGFSLIVMYDAIGVRRHAGMQAEVLNLIIRDLFEGHPISQRKLKELLGHTPSQVLAGALVGVVIACFCCQGYLVSA; this is encoded by the exons atggagTCTCTTACTACATCAAATCCTTCCTTCGCTGCTTGTTTCTCTAAAACCATATCTCATTATCCTTCTCGTCTAACTTGTATCCAAAAGTTCGAAgcttccaacaacaacaacaccttaTCCTTACTTTGCTGTAAATCATCATCGAATCCTAAACCAGATTGCAATCGTCGTATCAAGCTAAACCCTTTTTGTGTATTGCGCCCAATCGTTCGAACAATAAAGGGTTTGGTCTCTTCTCAATCCAGGCTATGGATGTCTCGTTTTCGAGCTTACAGAGACGACACGGCGGCGGCGTTTTCATCAGAGGACTTCGCCGGTGATTTGAAGCACAACGGTGGGTTAGGGATTGCCCTTTTGAGCGTTACGGCTTCCGCTAAGATCAAGATTAGCCCTTTCGTTGCGACGCTCTCGTCCAATCCGACCTTCGTTTCTGCTGTGTTCGCGTGGTTCTTTGCGCAGTCGAGTAAAATGGTTATCAATTTCTTCATTGAGAGGAAATGGGATTATCGTCTACTCTATGCTTCTGGTGGGATGCCTTCGTCTCACTCGGCTCTATGTATGGCTTTGACGACCTCTGTGGCGCTTTGCCATGGAGTAGCAGATTCGTTGTTTCCGGTTTGTTTAGGTTTTAGCTTGATTGTGATGTATGATGCTATCGGTGTTAGACGCCATGCCGGTATGCAAGCTGAG GTTCTCAACTTGATCATTAGGGACTTGTTCGAAGGACATCCCATCAGTCAAAGAAAGCTTAAGGAATTGCTCGGTCACACCCCTTCGCAGGTTCTTGCTGGAGCATTAGTTGGTGTGGTGATTGCTTGCTTTTGTTGCCAAGGTTATCTCGTCTCAGCCTAA
- the LOC104699707 gene encoding dynamin-related protein 1B-like has protein sequence MESLIALVNKIQRACTALGDHGEGSSLPTLWDSLPAIAVVGGQSSGKSSVLESVVGKDFLPRGAGIVTRRPLVLQLHRIDEGKEYAEFMHLPKKKFSDFAAVRQEISDETDRETGRSSKVISTVPIHLSIFSPNVVNLTLVDLPGLTKVAVDGQPESIVQDIENMVISFIEKPNCIILAISPANQDLATSDAIKISREVDPKGDRTFGVLTKIDLMDQGTNAVDILEGRGYKLRYPWVGVVNRSQADINKSVDMIAARRRERDYFQSSSEYRHLSERMGSEYLGKMLSKHLEVVIKSRIPGLQSLITKTISELETELSRLGKPVAADAGGKLYMIMEICRAFDQTFKEHLDGTRSGGEKINSVFDNQFPAAIKRLQFDKHLSMDNVRKLITEADGYQPHLIAPEQGYRRLIESCLVSIRGPAEAAVDAVHSILKDLIHKSIGETSELKQYPTLRVEVSGAAVDSLDRMREESRKATLLLVDMESGYLTVEFFRKLPQDSEKGGNPTHSIFDRYNDAYLRRIGSNVLSYVNMVCAGLRNSIPKSIVYCQVREAKRCLLDFFFTELGQKEMSKLSKLLDEDPAVQQRRTSIAKRLELYRSAQTDIEAVAWSK, from the exons ATGGAGAGTTTGATTGCGCTTGTGAACAAGATACAGCGAGCTTGTACGGCTCTGGGAGATCACGGCGAAGGTAGCTCCCTCCCAACTCTCTGGGACTCATTGCCTGCAATCGCCGTCGTCGGTGGTCAG AGTTCTGGAAAGTCTTCAGTGCTAGAGAGCGTTGTAGGAAAGGATTTTCTACCTCGTGGAGCTG GAATTGTTACACGTAGACCTCTTGTCCTGCAGCTTCACAGAATCGATGAAGGCAAAGAGTATGCTGAGTTTATGCATCTTCCTAAGAAGAAGTTCTCCGATTTTG CTGCTGTGAGGCAGGAGATCTCGGACGAGACAGATCGTGAAACTGGTCGCAGCAGCAAAGTAATATCTACAGTTCCAATTCATCTTAGTATCTTCTCTCCCAATG TTGTGAATTTGACACTTGTCGACCTTCCTGGGCTGACAAAGGTAGCTGTTG ATGGTCAGCCTGAAAGCATTGTTCAAGACATCGAGAACATGGTCATATCGTTTATTGAGAAG CCCAACTGCATCATACTAGCTATTTCCCCTGCAAATCAGGATCTTGCTACATCTGATGCCATTAAGATCTCTCGTGAAGTTGATCCAAAAG GAGACAGGACTTTTGGAGTTTTAACTAAAATTGATCTCATGGACCAAGGCACTAATGCTGTTGAT ATACTTGAAGGAAGGGGATACAAATTAAGATATCCTTGGGTTGGTGTTGTAAACCGGTCTCAAGCTGACATCAATAAAAGTGTTGATATGATTGCTGCTCGTCGGCGTGAACGTGATTACTTCCAGTCTAGCTCAGAATACAGACATTTATCTGAGAGAATGGGTTCAGAGTATTTAGGAAAAATGCTCTCTAAG CATTTGGAAGTTGTTATCAAGTCGAGAATCCCAGGACTTCAGTCTCTTATCACAAAGACTATCTCCGAGTTAGAGACAGAGCTAAGCCGTCTTGGGAAGCCTGTAGCAGCTGATGCTGGT GGAAAACTTTATATGATCATGGAAATTTGCCGTGCCTTTGATCAAACTTTTAAAGAACACCTCGATGGCAC GCGCTCAGGTGGTGAAAAGATAAATTCTGTGTTCGACAATCAATTCCCAGCTGCCATCAAAAGGCTGCAATTCGACAAACATCTCTCCATGGACAATGTACGGAAGCTGATCACTGAAGCTGATGGATATCAACCGCATCTCATAGCTCCTGAACAAGGATATCGCCGTCTCATAGAATCATGCTTAGTCTCCATTAGAGGCCCTGCTGAAGCAGCTGTCGATGCGGTTCATTCTATTCTCAAGGATCTTATCCACAAATCCATCGGGGAAACATCT GAACTGAAACAATATCCAACGCTTAGAGTGGAAGTATCGGGTGCAGCCGTGGATTCATTGGATCGAATGAGAGAAGAGAGCAGGAAAGCAACTCTGTTACTAGTGGACATGGAGTCTGGTTACTTAACGGTCGAGTTCTTCAGGAAACTCCCACAAGATTCTGAAAAAGGTGGGAATCCGACACATTCGATATTCGACAGATACAACGATGCTTATCTCCGAAGAATCGGTTCGAATGTGTTGTCTTATGTGAACATGGTCTGCGCTGGGTTGAGAAACTCCATACCGAAATCCATTGTTTACTGTCAGGTCCGCGAAGCAAAACGATGCCTTcttgacttcttcttcaccgAACTTGGCCAGAAAGAG ATGAGCAAATTGTCGAAATTGTTGGATGAGGATCCTGCGGTTCAGCAGCGAAGAACTTCAATTGCAAAGAGGCTGGAGTTGTATAGAAGTGCTCAGACGGATATTGAAGCAGTTGCTTGGTCCAAGTAG
- the LOC104699708 gene encoding cytochrome b561 and DOMON domain-containing protein At3g61750 isoform X2: MRAFVGFYILCILIGQDLPFLAADDVNAINDSTQNLCFANRLSDFLPPPYSNISDNMPCTPLWNTFVLRYSESRDNVMTIIVSALYTTGWVGIGFSKDGRMVGSSAMIGWISKKGHAKIKQYYLQGTERDQVVPDQGELQLQKVPPVVALHGAMIYLAFQVKFAVRVPRRAVILAFSTAYPSKLGRLTKHDDKTTVVVDFSKASGATSIKTTTSTEKTKHGVMAILGWGFLLPVGAILARYLRHKDPLWYYLHICLQFTGFIFGLAAVILGIQLYNRIHPNIPAHRGIGIFLLVLSILQVLAFFARPQKETKMRRYWNWYHHWIGRISLFFGAVNIVLGIRMANNGGDGWKIGYGFVLSLTLLAFVVLEIFRIRGSIGSPSSHTPPSFEAHPTSSTSV, from the exons ATGAGAGCTTTCGTAGGGTTTTACATCCTCTGTATCCTTATTGGACAAGATCTACCCTTTCTAGCTGCAGATGACGTCAATGCCATAAACGACTCTACCCAGAATCTCTGTTTTGCCAACCGATTATCTGATTTTCTCCCACCACCGTACAGCAATATCTCCGATAACATGCCATGTACTCCTCTTTGGAACACGTTCGTCTTACGG TACTCAGAAAGCAGAGACAATGTGATGACGATCATAGTATCAGCTTTATACACAACCGGATGGGTTGGGATAGGATTCTCGAAAGACGGAAGAATGGTTGGATCAAGCGCGATGATCGGGTGGATTTCGAAAAAGGGTCACGCCAAAATCAAACAATACTATCTCCAAGGAACGGAGAGAGACCAAGTTGTGCCGGATCAAGGAGAGCTGCAACTACAAAAAGTGCCTCCTGTGGTGGCTCTTCACGGAGCAATGATTTACTTGGCTTTTCAGGTGAAGTTCGCCGTTAGAGTTCCTCGTAGAGCCGTCATTCTAGCGTTTAGCACCGCTTATCCTTCCAAGCTAGGCCGTTTGACTAAGCACGATGATAAAACTACAGTCGTCGTCGATTTCTCCAAAG CGAGTGGAGCAACCTCTATAAAGACGACGACTTCTACGGAGAAGACAAAACATGGAGTAATGGCGATACTCGGATGGGGTTTCTTACTTCCCGTAGGGGCAATCTTGGCGAGATATCTTAGACATAAAGACCCTCTTTGGTACTATCTTCATATCTGTTTACAATTCACGGGGTTTATCTTCGGTTTAGCCGCTGTTATTCTTGGGATTCAGCTTTACAATAGGATCCATCCGAATATACCTGCACATCGAGGCATTGGGATCTTTCTTCTAGTCCTTAGCATTCTTCAG GTTTTGGCTTTCTTTGCACGGCCACAGAAGGAGACAAAGATGAGGAGATATTGGAATTGGTATCATCATTGGATTGGGagaatctctctcttctttggagCAGTGAACATTGTTCTTGGGATCCGAATGGCGAATAACGGAGGAGATGGATGGAAAATTGGATATGGATTTGTGTTGTCATTGACGTTACttgcttttgttgttcttgaaatattCAGGATTCGTGGCTCCATTGGTTCACCATCTTCTCACACCCCTCCCTCTTTTGAGGCACATCCAACTTCTTCTACTAGTGTCTGA
- the LOC104699708 gene encoding cytochrome b561 and DOMON domain-containing protein At3g61750 isoform X1: MRAFVGFYILCILIGQDLPFLAADDVNAINDSTQNLCFANRLSDFLPPPYSNISDNMPCTPLWNTFVLRYSESRDNVMTIIVSALYTTGWVGIGFSKDGRMVGSSAMIGWISKKGHAKIKQYYLQGTERDQVVPDQGELQLQKVPPVVALHGAMIYLAFQVKFAVRVPRRAVILAFSTAYPSKLGRLTKHDDKTTVVVDFSKAASGATSIKTTTSTEKTKHGVMAILGWGFLLPVGAILARYLRHKDPLWYYLHICLQFTGFIFGLAAVILGIQLYNRIHPNIPAHRGIGIFLLVLSILQVLAFFARPQKETKMRRYWNWYHHWIGRISLFFGAVNIVLGIRMANNGGDGWKIGYGFVLSLTLLAFVVLEIFRIRGSIGSPSSHTPPSFEAHPTSSTSV; the protein is encoded by the exons ATGAGAGCTTTCGTAGGGTTTTACATCCTCTGTATCCTTATTGGACAAGATCTACCCTTTCTAGCTGCAGATGACGTCAATGCCATAAACGACTCTACCCAGAATCTCTGTTTTGCCAACCGATTATCTGATTTTCTCCCACCACCGTACAGCAATATCTCCGATAACATGCCATGTACTCCTCTTTGGAACACGTTCGTCTTACGG TACTCAGAAAGCAGAGACAATGTGATGACGATCATAGTATCAGCTTTATACACAACCGGATGGGTTGGGATAGGATTCTCGAAAGACGGAAGAATGGTTGGATCAAGCGCGATGATCGGGTGGATTTCGAAAAAGGGTCACGCCAAAATCAAACAATACTATCTCCAAGGAACGGAGAGAGACCAAGTTGTGCCGGATCAAGGAGAGCTGCAACTACAAAAAGTGCCTCCTGTGGTGGCTCTTCACGGAGCAATGATTTACTTGGCTTTTCAGGTGAAGTTCGCCGTTAGAGTTCCTCGTAGAGCCGTCATTCTAGCGTTTAGCACCGCTTATCCTTCCAAGCTAGGCCGTTTGACTAAGCACGATGATAAAACTACAGTCGTCGTCGATTTCTCCAAAG CAGCGAGTGGAGCAACCTCTATAAAGACGACGACTTCTACGGAGAAGACAAAACATGGAGTAATGGCGATACTCGGATGGGGTTTCTTACTTCCCGTAGGGGCAATCTTGGCGAGATATCTTAGACATAAAGACCCTCTTTGGTACTATCTTCATATCTGTTTACAATTCACGGGGTTTATCTTCGGTTTAGCCGCTGTTATTCTTGGGATTCAGCTTTACAATAGGATCCATCCGAATATACCTGCACATCGAGGCATTGGGATCTTTCTTCTAGTCCTTAGCATTCTTCAG GTTTTGGCTTTCTTTGCACGGCCACAGAAGGAGACAAAGATGAGGAGATATTGGAATTGGTATCATCATTGGATTGGGagaatctctctcttctttggagCAGTGAACATTGTTCTTGGGATCCGAATGGCGAATAACGGAGGAGATGGATGGAAAATTGGATATGGATTTGTGTTGTCATTGACGTTACttgcttttgttgttcttgaaatattCAGGATTCGTGGCTCCATTGGTTCACCATCTTCTCACACCCCTCCCTCTTTTGAGGCACATCCAACTTCTTCTACTAGTGTCTGA